The Candidatus Kryptobacter tengchongensis genome contains a region encoding:
- a CDS encoding 23S rRNA pseudouridine1911/1915/1917 synthase, with translation MSPAKNEVIEISGKLKILKEIEIIVPNVEKRERIDKFLANQIENASRSKIEKLIESGLVLVNGQTVKPSHKISPGEKITVKIPKEPRPELEPEPIPLDIVYEDDYLLVVNKPAGMVTHPGHGNYTGTLVNALLYHCSKLSKVNVSGDEVRPGIVHRLDKDTSGLLVVAKDDETHRHLARQFFHKTVEREYWAIVWGHFNSTRGVIEAELGRSKSDRTKFTVVKGGKLAITEYEVLEKFEFLSLVKLRLKTGRTHQIRVHLAHIGHPVFGDPTYGGRRIAWGGVERKKKLFVDELLKIMQRQALHAKTLGFIHPARNEFMKFDSELPEDMKNLLEILRRTS, from the coding sequence ATGTCACCAGCGAAAAATGAAGTAATTGAGATCTCGGGGAAGTTGAAAATCTTAAAAGAGATTGAAATTATTGTCCCAAATGTTGAAAAAAGAGAAAGAATAGACAAATTTCTTGCAAATCAAATTGAAAATGCAAGCAGAAGCAAAATTGAAAAATTGATTGAATCCGGGCTTGTCCTTGTAAATGGTCAAACCGTGAAACCAAGCCATAAAATCTCCCCCGGGGAGAAAATAACTGTAAAAATTCCAAAAGAACCAAGACCTGAACTCGAACCAGAACCGATCCCTCTTGATATAGTTTATGAAGATGATTATCTCCTCGTCGTCAATAAACCAGCAGGTATGGTCACTCACCCGGGACATGGCAATTATACTGGAACGCTTGTAAACGCTCTCCTTTATCACTGCTCAAAACTTTCTAAAGTAAATGTCTCAGGTGATGAAGTTCGCCCCGGCATAGTTCATCGCCTTGATAAAGACACAAGTGGATTACTTGTTGTGGCAAAAGATGATGAAACTCACAGGCACCTTGCGAGGCAGTTCTTTCACAAAACAGTTGAGCGCGAATATTGGGCAATCGTATGGGGACATTTTAATTCCACTCGTGGTGTAATTGAAGCGGAGCTTGGAAGAAGCAAAAGCGACAGAACAAAATTTACAGTTGTCAAAGGAGGAAAACTTGCAATAACCGAATACGAAGTTCTTGAAAAATTTGAATTCCTTTCGCTTGTTAAGCTAAGGTTGAAAACTGGGAGAACACATCAAATAAGAGTCCACCTTGCACATATAGGACATCCTGTTTTTGGAGACCCAACTTATGGGGGAAGAAGAATTGCGTGGGGAGGAGTTGAGAGGAAGAAAAAATTATTCGTGGATGAACTTTTAAAAATCATGCAACGACAAGCGCTTCACGCAAAAACTCTCGGGTTTATTCACCCTGCAAGGAACGAATTCATGAAGTTTGATTCAGAGCTCCCAGAGGATATGAAAAATCTTTTGGAAATTCTAAGAAGGACTTCTTGA
- a CDS encoding 23S rRNA m(5)U-1939 methyltransferase, which yields MFKSGTEIEVKIEKTVFEGKSIARVNGFVLFVRNVVPGDVVRVKITKVKKSYAEAEPVEIIQGSNLRVKPRCKFFGVCGGCKWQNLDYNAQIEFKRDHVIESFERIGGFKGIDKIVLRTLPSDEIFFYRNKIEFSFSEQRWLLDEELNKQDKLGENFALGFHLPDRYDKVIDIDECLLQSELSNGILNFTRDYFKSKRIPIYSSERNEGYLRFLVIREGKNTGDVMVNLVTFEDNPEIMSEFSNVLLSKFPKITTIVNNINTRKAQIAVGEYEKIYHGDGTIYERLGDFIFQISSNSFFQTNTKQAEKLYKKIVEFANFKPDDIVYDFYSGTGTISIFISSYVKSVIGLEIVESAVEDAWRNAQINNVKNCRFIAGDLREKLYKDKTWMKETPKPDVIIIDPPRSGMHPDVVKAVAKIQPRKVIYVSCNPTTQARDVKMLIEYNPNYEIEIVQPIDMFPHTYHIENIVVLKLLPSQRKSI from the coding sequence ATGTTTAAAAGTGGAACTGAGATTGAAGTAAAAATTGAAAAAACTGTTTTTGAAGGGAAAAGCATTGCGAGAGTAAATGGATTCGTCCTATTTGTTAGGAATGTCGTCCCAGGGGATGTGGTCAGGGTGAAAATTACAAAAGTTAAAAAATCATACGCTGAAGCAGAACCAGTTGAGATAATTCAAGGTTCTAATTTAAGAGTTAAACCGAGATGTAAATTTTTCGGTGTATGTGGGGGTTGCAAATGGCAAAATCTTGACTACAACGCACAGATTGAATTCAAAAGAGATCATGTAATTGAAAGTTTTGAAAGAATAGGGGGATTTAAAGGCATTGACAAAATAGTTTTGCGCACTCTTCCCTCTGATGAAATTTTCTTCTACAGAAACAAAATTGAATTTTCTTTCTCGGAACAGCGATGGCTTTTGGATGAAGAATTAAACAAACAAGATAAGCTCGGTGAAAATTTCGCACTTGGTTTCCACTTGCCCGATAGATATGATAAAGTTATTGATATTGATGAATGCCTACTTCAGTCGGAATTAAGCAACGGAATTTTGAACTTCACAAGGGATTATTTCAAATCAAAACGAATTCCAATTTATTCATCTGAAAGAAACGAGGGTTATCTCCGCTTTCTCGTGATAAGGGAGGGAAAAAACACGGGCGATGTCATGGTTAATCTTGTGACATTTGAGGACAACCCAGAAATAATGTCTGAATTTTCAAACGTCCTTCTCTCTAAATTTCCTAAAATTACAACGATAGTTAATAACATCAATACAAGGAAAGCACAGATCGCAGTTGGAGAATACGAGAAAATCTATCACGGCGATGGAACAATATATGAGAGACTCGGTGATTTCATTTTTCAAATTTCGTCAAACTCATTCTTTCAAACGAACACAAAACAAGCAGAAAAACTCTATAAGAAAATAGTTGAGTTTGCAAATTTCAAACCCGATGATATCGTTTATGATTTTTATTCAGGAACTGGAACGATATCAATTTTCATTTCGTCTTATGTAAAAAGCGTCATTGGGCTTGAGATAGTTGAAAGTGCAGTTGAAGATGCATGGAGAAACGCACAGATAAATAATGTTAAAAATTGCAGATTTATTGCTGGGGATTTAAGAGAAAAACTTTACAAAGATAAAACTTGGATGAAAGAAACTCCGAAACCAGATGTAATCATAATTGATCCACCAAGGTCTGGGATGCACCCAGATGTTGTAAAAGCGGTGGCGAAAATTCAACCAAGAAAAGTTATTTATGTAAGTTGTAACCCGACAACACAAGCAAGAGATGTAAAGATGCTAATAGAATATAACCCGAACTATGAGATTGAAATCGTTCAGCCAATTGACATGTTCCCGCATACATATCATATTGAAAATATAGTTGTATTAAAATTGCTTCCCTCGCAACGGAA
- a CDS encoding signal peptidase II, with amino-acid sequence MRILFVSLFIILCDQLTKLFVRGFEIPALGIKVEGMRLGESKQVIGDFVRLTYTENPGIAFGINLGNKFYLTLLATVAVVIVFLYLYKVRNGNFIIRLSLGMILGGAIGNLIDRIFHGIIFNYAKLFHGRVIDFIDIDFFDINLFGYHIDRWPIFNIADASVTIGVLLLLFAPHEKQATEQAEEINPDAMNNVTSEK; translated from the coding sequence GTGCGAATACTATTTGTATCACTTTTTATAATTCTATGCGACCAATTAACAAAACTCTTCGTAAGGGGATTTGAAATCCCAGCCCTTGGAATTAAAGTTGAAGGGATGAGACTTGGTGAATCAAAACAAGTGATTGGCGACTTTGTAAGGTTAACATACACCGAAAACCCTGGAATAGCTTTTGGGATAAATTTAGGGAACAAATTTTATTTAACACTTCTTGCCACCGTAGCTGTAGTTATTGTTTTTCTCTACCTTTATAAAGTAAGAAATGGAAATTTTATCATTCGCCTTTCACTTGGAATGATACTTGGTGGAGCAATTGGAAATTTGATTGATAGAATTTTCCATGGTATCATATTTAACTATGCAAAACTATTTCACGGTAGGGTAATTGATTTCATTGATATTGACTTTTTTGACATAAATCTCTTCGGATATCACATTGACAGATGGCCAATTTTTAACATTGCAGATGCATCGGTTACGATTGGGGTTTTGCTACTTCTTTTTGCTCCCCATGAAAAACAAGCGACAGAACAAGCTGAAGAAATAAATCCCGACGCTATGAACAATGTCACCAGCGAAAAATGA